The following DNA comes from Verrucomicrobiia bacterium.
AGTACGAGTCGTGCGAGGGGTGGTTTGGGCGAGCGGTTGGGCGGTGGCGTGGCGGGAGGAGGGAGCGTCGGGTCAGCTCGGCCCTCACGGATGGGTGGTGCGACCCCTGGCGGGGTCGTGTGCGAGTTGGGACCCGATCGCAGGGGAAGCTGCCGGTCCTCCGGGGCGACGGTGCTCCCCAAGTTGTCGGTAACGAGCCAGGGAATCGGAGGGACGAGCTGCGCGAGTCCACAACCGAACGCTCCACACCGTTGCGGCCTCGTGGAACCCGGCCCTCCGAGGCCATGCTTCGCGAAGTTCGCGCCTTTACCTACAAGTCCGGGATGCACGGGGAGCAACCGACATGGAGCCAGCTGTGCCATCACTTCGCTATTTCTCTTTCGCGGTTTCCGGGGGTGCCGGGTAGGCTGCCACTGTCATGGGCGCACAATGGAAGCAGGCGGGTCGCGAAGCCAACGCGCAGAAGAAGGGCCAGCTCGTCAGCAAACTGACCCGGGAGATCATGGTGGCGGCCAAGCTGGGGGGGCCGGAGCCGGACTTGAATCCGCGACTGGCGGCGGCGGTGGACAAGGCGCGGAAGGCGAGCGTGTACCGGGACACGATCGAGCGGGCGATCAAGAAGGGGGCGGGCCTGACGGATGAGCCGATCCAGTACGAGACGGTGCTGTACGAGGGGTTTGCGCCGCACAAGGTGCCGGTGATTGTGGAGTGCCTGACCGACAATCGGAACCGGACGGCGCCGGAGATTCGGAACCTGTTCAAGGCAGGGGCACTGGGGACGCCGGGGAGTGTGGGGTTCTTCTTCGAGCATGTGGGGGTGGTGGAGGCGACGCATGCCGATGCGGGCCGCGATCCGGAGGCGGACGCGATTGAATCCGGCGCGCAGAATGTCGAGGCGCTGGAGGCGGAGGAGAAGGAGGAGTCGGGCGGGGTGGGGGCGAGGTTTCTGACCGAGCCGAAGGAGCTGGCGGCGGTGTCGAAGTGGCTGGTGTCGGCCGGATGGAAGGTCTCGGCGAGCGAGATGCGGTATGCGGCGAAGGGGTCGACCGCCCTGACGGACGACCAGCGGCGTGAGGTGGAATCGTTTTTGAACGCGCTGGATGACCATGACGACGTGCACCGGGTGTATGCGGCGCTGTAGCGGCTGGTGAACCGAAGGGATGGACGATGCCTGACCCGACCCGCGGCGGTTACGATGCGTTCCTGGCATTCGACCGGGCGGACCAGGCGGTGGTGGAATCCGTGCGGAACTGGCTGACGGAGCCGGGCGGGCTGGGGGTATTTCTGGACTACGGGGAACTGGACCCGGGGGCGTTGCGGCGTGGGGATCGGGCGGCGGCGCTGCGGCGGAGCCGGTGTCTGGTGGTGATGGTGGGACCGCAGAGCGCGGCGCGATGGGGTGGGGAGACGGCGCAGGCGTTCATGGCGGCGGGGATGCGGGAGAACGAGCTGACATTGATTCCGGTGATCCTGCCGGGGGTGACAGCGGAACAGCAGCAGGGGCTGCCGATGTCCTTCCAGAGGCGGCTATGGATCCCGTTTCCCCGGGATGCCCGGGACGTTCCGGCCTTGCAGGCTTTGGCGGCGGCGATCCGGAAGGCGGGGGATGTGACGGGGGGAGCACCGGACAGCGTTCCGGGGGTGCTGGACGCGGCGGCGTGTCCGTACCGGGGATTGCGAGGGTACCGGGAGGAGGACGCCTACCGGTTTTTTGGGCGGGAACATGCGGTGCAGCGGGTGCTGCTGCGCCTGAGCGGGTCGTCGGTGGTGACGCTGGCGGGGCCGGCGCGGGTGGGGAAGACGTCGGTGGTGCGGGCGGGGGTTCTGCCGGAGTTGCGGGCGCAGGGTTGGGCAACGGAGGTCATGACGCCCGGGCCGGATCCTCTCGACCGGCTGGCGCGGGTGTTGTGGGGGCTGCAGCGGGAGAACCTGCGTTGGCGCATGGGGGAGATCCGGGAGCATCTGCGGGAGGCGGGACTGCCGATTCTGGGGGTGTTGGCGGACCAGATTCTGGACGATCTGCGGAAGGACCGGTTGTTGCTGGTGATCGACCAGTTCGAGGAGTTGTTCGTGGCCACGCGGGACGACGGGGTGCGCCGCCGGTTCATGGCACTGCTGGCGGCGGCGGCGGGAACGCCGGGTGGCCGGGTGCGGATGCTGGTGGTCCCGCGAACGGCGGCCCTGGCGGCGTGTGCGGCGGACACGGAGTGGAACCGCTGGATCACCGGGGATCTGCTGCAGCTCGGGGTGTTGAGCGCGCGGGATGCGCGTCGGGCGATCGAGGGACCGGCGCACCAGGTCGGCCTGGAGATGGAGGAGGGCCTGACGGATCGGATTCTGGAGGACTGGCGGATGGAGGGGATGGAGGTGGCCTTGCTGGGGCAATGCATGGAGGAACTCTACCGGCGCCGGGAGGATCGGGGCGGCCGCCTGGCCCTGACACTGGAGGCGTACCGGGCGATGGGGAGCCTTGGGGGGGCGGTGGCGACGCGGGGAGAGGAGGAGTACCGGCGCATCGAGTCGCGATTCGGCGCGGACGGGACGAGGCTGCTGCGGCAGTTGCTGGCGGTGCATTTTGTCCGGCCGGAGCCGTTGATGGAGGAGTTGTGCCGGCCGGTGCTGGAGTCGGAACTGGAACAACTGGGCGCGGATCGGAGCCTGCTGGAGGGGGTCCTGGAGGAGTGGGAGGAGGCGCGGCTGTTGCTGGCCACGCGGTTTCCGGCGCTGGCTTCGGACCGGACCAGGGGGAGGGAAGGCGGCGACGAGGAGGGGGAGGGGCCGGCGTGCAACCGGCTTCAGGTGGCGCACGAGATCTGGGTGACACGATGGCCGCGGCTGAAGGGCTGGCTGGAAGAGGATCGCGATGACGCACGGGCGATGGAGGCGCTGCGTCGGGAGGAGGTGGCGTGGCGGGAGGCGGGATGTCCGGGGGACCGATTGCCGGCGGGGGGACGCCTGCTGGACCTGGAGGAATTGTTGGTGCGGCACGCGGCGGTGGTGCCGCCTGGGGTGCGGGAGTATGTGGCGGCGGCGGTGGGTGTCCGCGAGGAGGCCGAACGCGGGCTGGTGGGAAATCTGCGGAGGGAGTTGCGGGAGGCGACCGCGCGGGCGGAGGGGCTGGAGTCGGATTTGCGGGAGGCGGAGGGCCGGTTGTCGGAGGCCACGACGCGACGGAAAGAGGCGGAGGATCGGTTTCGCGAACAGGCGAAGCGATGGGAGGAGGCGGAGGCAAGCCTGGGGCGGTGGCGGTTGGCGTGCCTGCTTCTGGGGGCGGTGGGGGTGGGCTTGTGGTTGGCGTGGCGCGGCGGGTATTTCGGGTAGGAGCCTGTCTGAAGGCTGGAAGGGGGGTTTGTGCGCGGGCGGGCAGCGCGGGGTTCCGGCATGGAAAAGCGCCGGACGCTGACGCGTCCGGCGCGTTGGGAGGGAGGCGGCGACGATCTACTGGACCAGCCGATAGTAGCGGCGTTCGGCTGCGGAGACCTGAACGGCGTGGGGACTGGAGGCGCCGGCGACGTCGGAGAAGGGGCCGTTGACGTCGGGGGCGGATTGGAGACGGCCGGCGCCGGTCCATGTGATGGTTACCGTGTCCTGGGCCAGGGCAATCGAGCCGATGCGGAGTTGGTCCCCGGCGGTGATGCGGATGTCATCGAAGGCGACGATTTCGTTGAACCAGGTGGTGAAGGCGCGGATTTGGATGACCAGGTCGGTGGCTCCCTGGGGGATGGGGTAGGTGACGTCCTTGAAGGCCAGCCCCAACTGGGTGGGATTGGAGGGGTTGGTGAGGCGGTCATCGAAGTATTTGTCGTTCCCGGATGGGGCGGTGAAGCGGACGAGCTGGCTGAAGTTCCCGGAATTGTTGGGATCGATCCAGAGGTCGAGGAAATCGTCGGTTTCGAAGTCAAGGAAGGTTGCGGCCGCGGCGAAGGTGACGCGGACATTTTCCTTACCGGCGACATTCACGGGCGGGAGGGTGAGGGTCTTGGTGGTGCCGGACCCGTCGGAGTCGAACTTGTTGAGGGCCGCGCCGGCGAAGAAGCCGGTTCCCTCGTAGCCGGTGAAGGCGCCGCCGCCGTACACCGATCCGGCGGGGGAATCTTCGGGACCGTTGAGCAGGACGAGGAGCGGGACGGTGACCGTCTCGGCGTCTCCGGTGGGCACGTAGGAGGCGGCCGTGATGGCGCCCTGGAGGCGGACATTGCCGGACGTTTCCCCCAGCAGTTCCCAGGTTCCGGAAGAGATCGGGCTGGTGTCGGGGGCGCCGGTCTCGGTGGACACCGACAATTCGAGGGAACCCCCGCCGCCCGAGTTGAAGGCAACCACCTCGAAGGGATAGGTGCCGGTGTTCAACTGGACCGTTCCGTAGCGGGCCCGGTGCCCGCCGGCGGCGTCCTCGACGATCACGTTGTCGGCCTCGGAGAAGCCGTTGCCGTCGCGGTCGATGCGGAGCCGGGCGCCGTCGTCCATGCCGAGAGCAAAGCTGTAGGTGCCATTGGCAGTGACCTGGATCTGGCCGCGGGCCTGGAGGCCCCAGACTCCGGTGGCTCCTCCGGGGACGGGATAATCCCAGAACCAATCGCCGGGAGAGGCGTCGGAGAAGTCGAGGGTGTCCACCGTCTCCTCGGAACGGTCGGAGGGTTTCGATCCCGCGATCATGGCATCCACGTCAGCGAGGCTGGCGGCCGTCGGCGGGATGCTGCGGGACAATGTGGCGACGGTGATGGCTCCACCGGGCAGATTGTCGCCGACAAGTTGCCAGGTGTAGGAGCCCGTAGCGACGGGGAAGGATCCGGTCAGGCCTCCGGCCGCGGGGTGGGCGGCATCGACGACGGTGCCATTTCCGGCTTCGAAGGTGGCGGTGGCGCCGATGGTCGAGACGAGGAGATCATCGTGGTCGAGGGCGGAGAAGGTGAGCAGCGGCTTCCCCGTACGAGCGAACCGGCCCGGGGTCCCGAGATTATTGGGAGTCTTGATGATCAGGTCGGCGACGACCGCGGAGTCGGGGATACTGATGTCGTCATCGACGACGGTGTGGCCCCGTGTGGCGAGTCGATCGGCGAGCGACTGGGCGGAGGTGCTGTCGGCGGAAATGAGGACGGTGGCGCTGGCCTTGCCGCGCAGGAGCCAGTGGATGGTGGCATCGAAGAGGGTCCAGAACTGGGGCGAGACGTCCTCCTCCTGAATGGCGGCATCCCAGGCGAGGAGGGCGCGGCGTTCGGGGGTTGGGCCATAGACCCCGACGATGGAGACCTCGGACCGATGGGCCCAGTACACCGGCCCGACCTGATCTCCGCTGGAGGCGACGAGCCCAGGGTCATGTGGGACTTCCGAGGTGAACCTGCCCGTGGTGGTGTAGCGTTTGGGGGTGGCGGCCTCGCCATCGTCGTTGAAGCCCTCCTGGTAGATCAGTTCGGCGGCCATGGCATGGCCGACGGCCACGATCGCGACTGCGAGGCAGGCTGATGGGATGTGTCGGCGGGCGGGTTTGGGCAGGGACTGCCGTCCCGATGGCCATCGTGCTGATTCCATGCAATCTCCCTTGGTTGATTGGGTTTGAACTCGAATGGCTCCCTCCGTCAGCCCACGCCAAGGCGCGGTCAGGTGTGCCTCTTGGGATAAGGCTGATTGCTACAGGAGTGTGCGGAGGCTAATCGTTGGCAGTCGGGGAGCAAGACGCAATTGCGATGGGGGCGACGGAGCGGTGCATCCCGGTGGCGGGTGAGGTCGCTTTACAGGTCCGGGGAGGGGGACCTAGGGTGGCGGGCGGTGATGAAGAACGGAACCAGGCGGGTGGTGGTGGGGATGAGCGGCGGGGTGGATTCCTCGGCGGCGGCGGCGCTGTTGTTGAAGGAGGGGTACGAAGTGGTTGGGATCACGTTGAAGCTGTGGCCCCAGGACTGCGTATCGAGGGCGGAGGACAAGTGTTGCGGGCCGCAGGCGGTGACGGATGCGCGGGCGGTGGCGCACCGGCTGGGGATTCCGTTCTATCTGGTGGACGAGGCGGATGAATTCCAGCAGCAGGTGATCGGGTATTTCGCGGAGGAGTACCGGGCGGGGCGGACGCCGAATCCGTGCGTGATGTGCAACGAGAAGCTGAAGTTCGGCACGTTGATCCGGAGGGCGCGGCAGTTGGGGGCGGAATGGGTGGCCACGGGGCATTACGCGAGGGTCGAGCATGGCGCCGGGGAGGGGGGGCGGCATCTGCTGCGCAAGGGGCGCGACCCGCGCAAGGACCAGAGCTACTTCCTGTTTTCGCTGCGCCAGGAGCAGCTGGCCCGGACCCTTTTTCCGCTGGGCGAACTGACGAAGTCGGACACGCGCGATGTGGCGCGCAGTTCGGCGCTCAAGACGGCGGAGAAGGAGGAGAGCATGGAGATCTGCTTTGTTCCGGACAACGACTACGGGCGGTTCCTGGAACAGGCCCGGCTGGTCGAGCGGCATCGGGGGGACATTGTGGATCTGCACGGCCGGGTGCTGGGGCAGCACGACGGGATCGAGTTTTTCACCATCGGGCAGCGGCGGGGGTTGGGCATTGCCGCAGCCCAACCGTTGTATGTGGTCGAGCTGGATGCGGCCAGGAACCGGGTGGTGGTGGGCGACGCGGGGGCGTTGGAGCGGGACGAGTTCGTGGTGGAACGGTGCAACTGGATCCCGTTCGAGGGTCCGCCGGAGACGGTCACGGCGACGGTGAAGATCCGGTACAACCATCCGGGGACGGCCGCGACCCTCGAGCCGCGGGCGGACGGCACGGCGACGGTGCGGCTGGCCGAGCCGCAGCGCGCCATCACGCCGGGGCAGGCGTGTGTTTTCTACCAGGACGACCTCGTGCTGGGCGGCGGGTGGATTGGTCGGAACCCGGGGGTGTCCAAGGTGTCATGAAGGAAACGGCGGATCATTGCGTGGTGTGGGTCACCGCGCCGGACGCGGAGGTGGCGCGGGGGCTGGCCCGGGCGGCCCTGGAGGCGCGACTGGTTGCCTGTGCGAATGTCGTGCCCCAGGTGGAATCCCACTACTGGTGGCAAGGCCGGATCGAGATCTCCGGCGAACTGCTGGTGATGTTCAAGACCCGGCGCGACCGCCTGGCGGCTTTGGAGCGGCTGGTGATGGAGCGGCATCCCTACGACACCCCCGAGTTCGTGGTGCTGCCGGTCGGAGCGGGAAGCGAGCGGTACCTGGACTGGATCGACGCGAGCATGGCGATCAGTCCGCCACCCGGACCGCCCTCCAGCGGCCCGTCTGCCTGAGGCCGTCGCGGAGGTACACCACGCCCGCGGAGTAGGCGGGATTGCACCAATTGAGCGAGGAGACCTGGGCGCGGCCGTGCTCCTGGTAGGCGGCGGGGCTGGCGGCGAAGAGGAGGAGTTCGCCCCCGTCGGTGAGGGCGAGGATCCGGTCCTCCATGGCGATGAACCCGGCGTAGGCGTTGCCGGGCGAGGTGGTGAGGATGCCCGGTTGGGACCAGCGGAGGCGTCCGGTGGTCATCTCGACGCAGACGAGGTCGCGGGCGGGACCGACCCCGTAGAGGTGATCGCCGACGGCGACCGGGCTGGCGAAGTTCATGGCGGCGTCCTTCGAGGTCCAGGCGAGGTCGGCGGACCATTCGTTGTTCTGGCGCGACACGCGGATGCCGAGGAGTCCGGCTTCATGGGAGGAGACGATGACGAGGTCGCGATGGAGGACGGGCGTGGTGACGTGGCGGGCGTAGGAGGTTCTCACGGGAACGCGCCAGAGTTCCCGGCCGGAGCGGCGGTCGAGTCCGACAACGCCGATGGCGGTGAAGCAGACCACCTGGGGGATGTCGTGCAGGGTGCCGACCACGGCGGGGGCATAGCCGGCCTGGTCGTCGGTGCTTTTCCAGAGGACGGCGCCGGAGTGCTTGTCGAAGCAGACGACACCGGCGCCGGGCCGGCCGCCGACGGGGGCGATGAGGTGTTCGCCATCGATGAGCGGGGAGCCGTTGTTGCCGTGGCGGGCGGCGCCCGGCGCGAGGCCGCGTTCGCCGATGAACTCGGCGCCGAAGTCCTTCACGTAGTTCGCACGCCAGACGAGGGACCCGTCGGAGACCCGGCGGCATTGGAGTTCGCCGCGGCAGGAGACCGCATAAACGCGGTCGCCATCGACGGTGGGAGTGTTGCGGGGACCTGTGGGCCCTTGGGAATCGGAGAAGGGTTCGTCGATGTCGGCGCGCCAGCGTTCGGTTCCGGTGGCGGCATCGAGGGCGCGAAGGGTTTCCCGGCCGCCCTGGTTGTCGAAGGCGAAGACCCGTCCGCCGGACACCACCGGGGAGGCGAGTCCTTCACCTGCGGGGATCTGCCAGAGGACGGCGGGATCGGTGGGGAGGGTGGGGAGGGCGGGGGCGTCGGGAGGGGCATGGCCGTTGTGACCCGGGCCGCGCCAGTTGGGCCAGTCGGCGAGGGCCGGAACGGCAAGGAAGCAGAGGGCCGCAAGGAGAGGGCCGGTCGGGAAACGCATGCGCGAAGTTCAAGGGGTTGGGGCGGGTCGCGTCAAGAGAGGGCGGGAGAGGGGGGTGCCTCGCGAAGCGTGGCTTCGGAGGGCCGGGTTCCAGGAGGCCGCAAGGGTGTGGGGCGTTGGGTTGCGGACTCGCGGAGCTCGTCCCTCCGATTCGTTGCCTCCTCACAAACAGCGCCTGGGAGCGCCTATTCGGGGGCGTGGACGAAGCCGGGGTGGGCGGGGAGTTCGAGGGCGCCGGGGCGCTGGAGGGAATAGAGGACGATGGCCTGGGCGGCGTGATCGGCGGCGCGGTCGCGAAGGCGGGCGAGGGTGATGGCGCGGTCGCGGGCATTGTCGTCGGGCCGGTAGCGTTCGTGGGCCTGGCGATGTTCGGCGGCGAGCTGATCTTCGCCGAGCTGGGCGTGGAGGAGGGAAAGGTTGTAGTGGGCGGTGACGTTTTCGCGGTCGATTTCGAGGGTGCGACGGAAGCGGCGGACGGCTTCGCGGAGGTAGTGTTCGCGGGCATCGCGGCGGGCGGGTCCCCGTTCCATCTTGGCGCGTTCGAAGAGGGCCTGGCCGAGTTCGTTGATGACCTCGTAATCGCGGCTGAAGTCGAGGCCGCGCCGGTCGAGTTCGGGGTAGCGATCCTCGAGGATGCTGGTGAACTCGGCGATGGCCTCGTCGAGGAAGCCGTTCTGTTTGTTCACGAGGCCGTTGAGCCAGGCGAGGGTCCAGCGGGGGGCCGGGGGATCGAAGCGACCGGGTTCGCCGGCCCGCTGGAGGGCGGTCACGGCGTCGGCGAGGCGGCCTTCCTTGAAGAAGACCCGGGAGAGGTTGGCGGGTCCGTCGAAGCGACCGAGGCGTTCGACCTGTTCGAAGGCGTGGGTGGCCTGGATGAGTTCGCCTTTTTCGCTGCCCTTGTCGCCCTTGTTGAGGAGCCCGATGCCGTAGTCATTCCACCGCTGCCATTCGGGAATGGCGGAGGGCGGGTTTTCGACAGGGCTGTGGTCGCGTCCGGCGATGGGGAAGCGGATGGCGTCGCGGGCGATGATGCGGATGGGGAGGTCGTTGGTGACCTGGAAGGGATCGCCGTTGGTGTAGCCGGTGCCGAAGACGTAGTTGAAGTAGATGGTGTCGAACTTGCGGTAGTTGAGTTTGACCTCGAACTCGAGGGGTTCGGTGAGGTCGTCGGGGACGGTGAAGGCGTAATGGACGACGAACCCGGCGCCGGGGGGGATCTGGTTGTTGTAGAGGGGGGTGAAGATGTCCTGGGGATTGCGGCGATCGATGCGGTTCCCGTCGCGGTCGAGCATGTAGACATTGACGAAGTGGGACCAGGGATCGACTTCGCCGTGGGGTCCTAGGCCGCCGCTGCGGGCGACCACGCGGGAGCCGCTGCGTCCGAGGACATCGACCCAGATCTCGTTGGAATCGACGGTGCCCTGGGAGAACAGGTGTCCCAGGCGGAGGGTGCGGAGGACGACCTCGAGCAGGTAGGAACGGCCGGGTTCGAGGGCGGGCACCTCGGGGCGGAGGGGGGCGATGAGGCGGCCGTCGATGGTGGCGTCCTCCTTGACCCCGAAGATGTCCACGCGGAGGGAGTTGGTGCCGAACTGGCGATGGGCCTCGATGATGTCGGTTTCGCCGCGCAGGTGGGGGAGGGCGGTATTGGCCGAGGGGAAGAGATGGCTGTGGATGTAGCGCTGGGAGGGATTGGTGGGATTGAAGAAATTGGCGCCGAAATCCTGGGACGGCTGGAGGGGCATGTGGCAGGCGTTGCAGCTCTGCTCGGTGGTGGGCGGGTAATAGAAGGAGCGGGCGCCGTGTCCGACGCCGCTGAGGAGGAAGGCGTCGTAATGATTCTGGCCGCGCAGGAACTCCTTGTAGTGATTGACCTCATGCGGGATGGAGACCTTGTGACAGGAGCCGCAGAATTCCTCCTCGCGCATGAAGGGTTTGAGGAAGGTGCGCTTGTGGAATTCGGGCTTGGCCTTGACGAGCTGGTTGTTGATCCACTGGAGGACGCGGTTGGTGGAGTAGGCGAAGGGGTAGTGGACCGGTTCGTCGATGGTGTAGTCCGCGTTCCCGATGGCGCTGTCCACGGAGACGATGCCGTGGCAGGAGGTGCAGGTGATCCCGGCATGGGCCGTGGGGTGGTGGTTCATGTCGAAGTGCGGGTCATCGAAGGCCCCGCTGAAGAAGGGGACGGGATCGTGACAGCCGGCGCACCATCGGGAGGCCTTGACGTTGCCATCGCGCTGGAGGGCGACCTGGCGGGTCTCGTTGACGCTGAACAGGTAGAACGGGTTGTTGAAGGAGGAGAACCGGTGGGCGCTGTGGAACCAGCCCTGGTACACGTCCTCGTGGCACTTCCGGCAGTAGTCGTCCATCATCAGCGTCCCGGCCGGAATGAAATTGCCGGAGACCGTTTTGGCGGCGGACGGGTGGAAGTACTGACGACCTTCGGCGGAGGCGAGCTGGGATTTCTGGGGGTGCTGGGAATGGAGGAAGACCATGGCCAGAACGACGGCCCCGACGGCGCCGACGCCGATGAGTCCGCCCTTCCAGCGGATGCGGGGACCGGCGAGGCGATGGAGGATGTAAAGCCAGACGCAGAGGACGGGGGTAATGACGTGGGCCCAGTAGGCGAACGAGCGGAGCTGGGGATCCTTGAGTCCGATATTCTTGAACTGGAAGAGATCGATGCGGGTGAGGGCCACGCCGCTGACCAGGACGACCAGGGCGGTGAGGAAGAGGGCGTAGCCGACGCGGACGGCGCGGCGGTTCGAGCGTCCCCGGGCGTTGCGCATGTGGATCAGGCCGAAGACGAGGAACGGGACGAGGAGCAGGAACCCCAGCAGCAGGTGGAGCCCGAACATGAGCTGATAGAAGTAGGTCTGGTACAGCGTCGGGCGATGGAGCCATTCGAGGAAGGTGATGGCGCCGAGATAGGCCGAATTGGCGCCGAGGACCGCGACCAGGACGAAGACCGCATACAGGACCCAGCGCAGGCGGGGGCCGATGGCGGGGACGTACTTCCGCCGGGCGGAGGGCGTCTGCGGCGGTGGGGTTGGGGCGTCGCTCATAACGGTGGGCCCAACCGTGGCACGTTCGATCCTGCAAGGCCGGTCCGGTGGGACGCGGCAGTATGCAAAGGGAGGGGGAGGGTTGACGAGGATTGGGGCGAGCTGCTGGAAAGCGGGGGCGGGATGCGGGAAATCCGGGGTGAGCGGGCCCGGGGGGATCCAACATGGAAACGGCCGGTCAGGGTTGGAAGCCTGCCGGCCGTTCCGCTGCCCCCGTTCCCGGGGATCATTCGGCCATGGAAGCGGTCACCAGCTTCCTGGCCTCATCGAGCAGGTGACGGGCGTACATGCCATTGTGGACGCCGTAGCTGCCGTCGTGTTCCACCATGTAGAGGAAGAACCGGGCCTGTTTGATGGCGTCGGGGACGACCGACTGCTCGGCGGGGGTTGGGCCGCGCGGGGACGGAAGGTCGGGGCGCTGGCTGATCTGGCCGGCCACATTGTATTCCCAGGTGAGTTTGCCGTACTGGGTACGGAGCGGTTCCGGGGCCCTGGTTTCACCCCAGGTGTCGAGGAGGGCTTTGACTTCGGCGATCTGGTTGCGGACGAGGCGCTGGGTGAAGCCCACGAAGGCTTCGGCTTCCTCGGGAGTGTGACAGGGTGCGCAGTTGACGGACAGCGGTTTGAAGGAGTGTCCGGTCAGGTGGAA
Coding sequences within:
- a CDS encoding YebC/PmpR family DNA-binding transcriptional regulator, with the protein product MGAQWKQAGREANAQKKGQLVSKLTREIMVAAKLGGPEPDLNPRLAAAVDKARKASVYRDTIERAIKKGAGLTDEPIQYETVLYEGFAPHKVPVIVECLTDNRNRTAPEIRNLFKAGALGTPGSVGFFFEHVGVVEATHADAGRDPEADAIESGAQNVEALEAEEKEESGGVGARFLTEPKELAAVSKWLVSAGWKVSASEMRYAAKGSTALTDDQRREVESFLNALDDHDDVHRVYAAL
- a CDS encoding TIR domain-containing protein → MPDPTRGGYDAFLAFDRADQAVVESVRNWLTEPGGLGVFLDYGELDPGALRRGDRAAALRRSRCLVVMVGPQSAARWGGETAQAFMAAGMRENELTLIPVILPGVTAEQQQGLPMSFQRRLWIPFPRDARDVPALQALAAAIRKAGDVTGGAPDSVPGVLDAAACPYRGLRGYREEDAYRFFGREHAVQRVLLRLSGSSVVTLAGPARVGKTSVVRAGVLPELRAQGWATEVMTPGPDPLDRLARVLWGLQRENLRWRMGEIREHLREAGLPILGVLADQILDDLRKDRLLLVIDQFEELFVATRDDGVRRRFMALLAAAAGTPGGRVRMLVVPRTAALAACAADTEWNRWITGDLLQLGVLSARDARRAIEGPAHQVGLEMEEGLTDRILEDWRMEGMEVALLGQCMEELYRRREDRGGRLALTLEAYRAMGSLGGAVATRGEEEYRRIESRFGADGTRLLRQLLAVHFVRPEPLMEELCRPVLESELEQLGADRSLLEGVLEEWEEARLLLATRFPALASDRTRGREGGDEEGEGPACNRLQVAHEIWVTRWPRLKGWLEEDRDDARAMEALRREEVAWREAGCPGDRLPAGGRLLDLEELLVRHAAVVPPGVREYVAAAVGVREEAERGLVGNLRRELREATARAEGLESDLREAEGRLSEATTRRKEAEDRFREQAKRWEEAEASLGRWRLACLLLGAVGVGLWLAWRGGYFG
- the mnmA gene encoding tRNA 2-thiouridine(34) synthase MnmA codes for the protein MKNGTRRVVVGMSGGVDSSAAAALLLKEGYEVVGITLKLWPQDCVSRAEDKCCGPQAVTDARAVAHRLGIPFYLVDEADEFQQQVIGYFAEEYRAGRTPNPCVMCNEKLKFGTLIRRARQLGAEWVATGHYARVEHGAGEGGRHLLRKGRDPRKDQSYFLFSLRQEQLARTLFPLGELTKSDTRDVARSSALKTAEKEESMEICFVPDNDYGRFLEQARLVERHRGDIVDLHGRVLGQHDGIEFFTIGQRRGLGIAAAQPLYVVELDAARNRVVVGDAGALERDEFVVERCNWIPFEGPPETVTATVKIRYNHPGTAATLEPRADGTATVRLAEPQRAITPGQACVFYQDDLVLGGGWIGRNPGVSKVS
- a CDS encoding divalent-cation tolerance protein CutA, which gives rise to MKETADHCVVWVTAPDAEVARGLARAALEARLVACANVVPQVESHYWWQGRIEISGELLVMFKTRRDRLAALERLVMERHPYDTPEFVVLPVGAGSERYLDWIDASMAISPPPGPPSSGPSA
- a CDS encoding PQQ-binding-like beta-propeller repeat protein, with product MRFPTGPLLAALCFLAVPALADWPNWRGPGHNGHAPPDAPALPTLPTDPAVLWQIPAGEGLASPVVSGGRVFAFDNQGGRETLRALDAATGTERWRADIDEPFSDSQGPTGPRNTPTVDGDRVYAVSCRGELQCRRVSDGSLVWRANYVKDFGAEFIGERGLAPGAARHGNNGSPLIDGEHLIAPVGGRPGAGVVCFDKHSGAVLWKSTDDQAGYAPAVVGTLHDIPQVVCFTAIGVVGLDRRSGRELWRVPVRTSYARHVTTPVLHRDLVIVSSHEAGLLGIRVSRQNNEWSADLAWTSKDAAMNFASPVAVGDHLYGVGPARDLVCVEMTTGRLRWSQPGILTTSPGNAYAGFIAMEDRILALTDGGELLLFAASPAAYQEHGRAQVSSLNWCNPAYSAGVVYLRDGLRQTGRWRAVRVAD